The DNA segment CCAGCAGGCCCGTCACCCCGTCGACGATCGAATCGGTCAGCCCGCCGGATGAGCGGTATCCGATCGTCGGCACCGCGTGCTGGCCCGCCTCGGTGACCGCGAGCCCCCAGCCTTCCTTGCGGGACGGCAGCACGTGCACCCAGCTGCGCTGCAGCACTTCGTGTTTGGTGCGGTCGTCGACGTGGCCGTGAAAGGTGACCGCATCGGAGATGCCCGCCAGCCGGGCGTGGTCGACGAGCTTCTGCTGCCACCAGCCGCCACCGACCACGTCGAGATGCAGGCCCGGGAGTTGCGGGCGCAGCGCGGCGACGGCGTCGAGCGCGTCCTCGATCTGCTTGTGCGGCACCAACCGCGACAGCACCGCGATGCGCGGGGTCTCCGACCGCGGCTGGGCGAGCGTCGACGCCGGGGCTTCGTCGAGTCCGTTGCGCACGACGGCGATCCGCCCGCCGTCGACTCCCAGGTCGGTCAGATCCCGCGCGGACGGCAGCGACACGGTCAGATACTGCGCCCGCTTGTGCGCCCGCGGTGACACGACCGATTCGACGAACCAGCCGAGCCGGCCCAGCACCGGCCCGGCGACCGGCCACTGCTCACGGTGGCAGTGATGCACCAGCACCGCGACGCGCCGGCCGAAGACCAGCCGGGCCAGGAACGGCACCCCGTTCTGGGTGTCGAGGACGACGTCGGGGCGTACTCCTCGCAACGGTCCGAGGCCGAGGCGGGCCAGCGCCATCACCAGCAGCGCCCACGGATACACCGAGTACCGGCCGCCGCCCCGGCTGACGTGCACGCCGTCGACCACCTCGCGGCGCGCGGCGCCGGGATAGGAGGCGGTGCGCAGCGTGACCCGGACCCCCGAGGCCGCCAGCTGCTCACCGATGCGCTGTAGGTACATCTCACTGCCGCCGCCCTGCGGGTGCCCGGTATCCCGCCAGCACAGAAGCAGGACGGAGCGAAGCGGGCGTGCGGACATCGGGAGCCAGCCTAACCGGGGCCGGGGAACCACCGGTCACCCTGCGACGAACCGGCCGTAGGGTCGTCGAGTGGCTGCCACCGACCTGTTCGCCCGACGGGCGACGCTGACGCGGTCGATCCGGTTGCTCAGCGAGTTCCGCTACGAGCAGTCCGATCCGGCCCGCTTCTACGGGGCGCTCGCCGACGACACCGCGGCGATGGTCGCCGACCTGTGGCAGGGGGCGACGGGACTCTCCCCGAACGGGCGCACGGTGCTCGACGTCGGCGGCGGCCCGGGGTACTTCGCCGCCGCGTTCGCCCGGCACGGCATGGACTACCTCGGCGTCGAACCGGACCCGCGGGAGATGCATGCCGGGCCCGCCGTCACCGACCACACCGGTCGCTACGTCCGCGCCTCCGGAACCGCGTTGCCATTCGCAGATGGCAGCGTCGACGTCTGCCTGTCCTCCAACGTGGCCGAACACGTGCCGCACCCGTGGCGGCTCGGCGCCGAGATGCTGCGCGTCACGCGCCCCGGCGGTCTCGCGGTGCTGTCCTACACCGTCTGGTTGGGCCCGTTCGGCGGGCACGAGATGGGGCTGACGCATTACCTGGGCGGGGCCAGGGCCGCCGAGCGCTACACCCGCAAGCACGGTCACCGACCCAAGAACGACTACGGTTCGTCGCTCTTCGCGGTGTCTACGCACGACGGGCTCGAGTGGGCGAAGAGCACCGGCGCGCTGATCGCCGCATTCCCCCGCTACCACCCGCGATGGGCGTGGTGGACGACGCGGCTGCCCGGCGTGCGGGAGGTCGCGGTGAGCAACCTCGTCCTGGTCCTCCAACGCTGAACTGCAACAGGTTCTCGTTTCGCGCGAATCTAGGTAGTGTGACGCTCATGACACAGACCGTGCAGACCGCTCACAAGACGACGTGGGACAAGCTCTTCATCGGCGGCCAGTGGGTACAACCGTCCACCGACGAGGTCATC comes from the Mycolicibacterium litorale genome and includes:
- a CDS encoding glycosyltransferase family 4 protein gives rise to the protein MSARPLRSVLLLCWRDTGHPQGGGSEMYLQRIGEQLAASGVRVTLRTASYPGAARREVVDGVHVSRGGGRYSVYPWALLVMALARLGLGPLRGVRPDVVLDTQNGVPFLARLVFGRRVAVLVHHCHREQWPVAGPVLGRLGWFVESVVSPRAHKRAQYLTVSLPSARDLTDLGVDGGRIAVVRNGLDEAPASTLAQPRSETPRIAVLSRLVPHKQIEDALDAVAALRPQLPGLHLDVVGGGWWQQKLVDHARLAGISDAVTFHGHVDDRTKHEVLQRSWVHVLPSRKEGWGLAVTEAGQHAVPTIGYRSSGGLTDSIVDGVTGLLVDDRHELVDALARLLGDRVLREQLGAKAQARSVEFSWRQSASGMREVFDAMLAGRYVSGVV
- a CDS encoding class I SAM-dependent methyltransferase, which translates into the protein MAATDLFARRATLTRSIRLLSEFRYEQSDPARFYGALADDTAAMVADLWQGATGLSPNGRTVLDVGGGPGYFAAAFARHGMDYLGVEPDPREMHAGPAVTDHTGRYVRASGTALPFADGSVDVCLSSNVAEHVPHPWRLGAEMLRVTRPGGLAVLSYTVWLGPFGGHEMGLTHYLGGARAAERYTRKHGHRPKNDYGSSLFAVSTHDGLEWAKSTGALIAAFPRYHPRWAWWTTRLPGVREVAVSNLVLVLQR